A genomic stretch from Aminobacter aminovorans includes:
- the sufA gene encoding Fe-S cluster assembly scaffold SufA, which yields MGRFAVISMTDRAAERVREIMATRDNALGIRLGIKKGGCAGMEYTVDLVTEPNPKDDHIEHDGAHVYVAPEAALFLFGTQMDFETTTLRTGFTFNNPNQSSACGCGESVELKPADLKALAEARAQA from the coding sequence ATGGGACGCTTCGCCGTCATCTCAATGACCGACCGGGCCGCCGAGCGCGTGCGCGAGATCATGGCCACCCGTGACAATGCCCTGGGCATCCGCCTCGGCATCAAGAAGGGCGGCTGCGCCGGCATGGAATACACCGTCGATCTGGTGACCGAGCCGAACCCCAAGGACGACCACATCGAGCACGACGGTGCCCATGTCTATGTCGCGCCCGAGGCCGCACTGTTCCTGTTCGGCACGCAGATGGATTTCGAGACGACCACGCTGCGCACCGGTTTCACCTTCAACAATCCGAACCAGAGCTCGGCCTGCGGCTGTGGCGAGTCGGTCGAGCTGAAGCCCGCCGACCTCAAGGCGCTCGCAGAGGCGCGCGCGCAGGCCTGA